The following are encoded together in the Luteitalea sp. genome:
- a CDS encoding PDZ domain-containing protein translates to MPGVGYRESRRNDIVSSQSLWQQLSGDIAAQVQRAAASVVRIDVASGRPATGLIVAPDLVIAADHALAADDELAVTRDDQRVPGAVVGRDPVSDLVVLRASGLGGSPLTLAATLPQVGEIVLALWRDWRGGVAAGLSVVAGLPGPFRVARGTSLDVLIRTTLLPARGVSGGAILDANGRVAGMSTAGLARGSVVALPAAVVRHALEELQAHGRIRRGYVGVALQRVRLPADQRVAEGKRTALLVVGVEEEGPAASAGVRIGDLVVGCDGEQLSDIEELQAALRPDRVGQSIELDLLRGGSTLRLAVTVGERGRRAA, encoded by the coding sequence ATGCCGGGCGTTGGCTATCGTGAGTCGAGGAGGAACGACATTGTGAGCTCTCAGTCTCTTTGGCAACAGCTTTCAGGCGACATCGCCGCGCAGGTTCAGCGGGCGGCGGCTAGCGTGGTCCGCATCGACGTGGCATCCGGTCGCCCGGCAACCGGCCTGATCGTCGCGCCGGATCTGGTCATTGCCGCCGATCATGCGCTAGCGGCCGATGATGAGCTGGCCGTCACACGGGACGACCAGCGGGTGCCCGGTGCGGTCGTGGGGCGCGATCCGGTATCGGATCTCGTGGTGCTACGTGCAAGCGGACTAGGCGGATCACCGCTGACACTCGCCGCAACGCTTCCGCAAGTCGGCGAGATCGTCCTCGCGCTCTGGCGCGATTGGCGTGGTGGCGTCGCGGCCGGCTTGAGCGTGGTCGCCGGTCTTCCGGGTCCCTTTCGGGTGGCGCGAGGCACCAGCCTCGACGTGCTCATTCGCACGACGCTCCTTCCGGCCCGCGGCGTGTCCGGCGGCGCCATCCTCGATGCGAATGGTCGAGTCGCGGGAATGTCGACGGCCGGTCTCGCACGCGGCAGCGTCGTTGCGCTCCCAGCCGCCGTCGTGCGCCATGCCCTCGAGGAGCTCCAGGCACATGGCCGCATCCGTCGCGGTTATGTCGGCGTTGCACTGCAGCGCGTGCGACTCCCCGCAGACCAGCGCGTCGCGGAAGGGAAACGCACCGCCTTGCTCGTTGTGGGCGTCGAAGAAGAAGGCCCTGCCGCGTCCGCCGGCGTTCGGATCGGCGATCTCGTCGTTGGCTGTGACGGCGAACAGCTCTCCGACATCGAAGAGCTCCAGGCGGCCCTGCGGCCCGATCGCGTCGGCCAGTCGATCGAGCTCGACCTGCTCCGTGGCGGCTCGACGCTTCGGCTCGCGGTCACCGTTGGCGAGCGCGGACGTCGTGCGGCATAA